Proteins from a genomic interval of Fimbriimonadales bacterium:
- the cas1 gene encoding CRISPR-associated endonuclease Cas1 produces MRFELVEEPGSIVYKHSERLILCRPKNPARHEASLEEQLEASLRLIKNKKRATLRNPYPRSDKIHVPVLHLDHLLLGEHGITVSSDAIALCCERGVDLTIVNKRGIPIGKFFAPALHGTCRTRRAQISAYSKPSGQSFAISVVIGKLKNQMLNLKYFTKSRVQKKELVKCSKEASLRIQTICDSISALGVFKDMESCREAVMSMEAAAAREYWFVLSIIFGKETFPEREQRGTKNPVNAALNYAYGVLAAEIWRATILAGLEPYAGFLHADRPGRLSFVLDLMEEFRPIFDRIVFSLISKKWKIELDDHHWLTIDCKRRLLDTIAEKMDKKELYKDKQHSLRNIMQLQARSAAMHFLGKETYKPFVQGW; encoded by the coding sequence ATGAGATTCGAGCTCGTCGAAGAGCCAGGAAGCATCGTTTATAAGCACTCAGAACGGTTAATACTTTGCCGCCCTAAAAACCCTGCTCGACATGAAGCGTCCCTTGAAGAACAACTCGAAGCATCACTACGGCTCATAAAGAATAAAAAACGTGCAACCCTTAGAAACCCCTATCCCCGTTCCGACAAGATTCACGTTCCTGTCCTTCACCTCGACCATCTCCTTTTGGGAGAACACGGAATAACCGTCTCCTCTGATGCGATAGCCTTATGCTGTGAAAGGGGCGTTGACCTCACGATTGTCAATAAACGTGGAATACCAATCGGGAAATTCTTTGCTCCTGCTTTGCATGGTACATGTCGTACTCGCCGTGCCCAAATCTCAGCATATTCTAAGCCATCGGGACAATCCTTTGCAATATCAGTGGTTATTGGTAAACTGAAAAATCAAATGCTAAATTTGAAGTACTTTACGAAAAGCCGAGTCCAGAAGAAGGAATTAGTGAAATGTTCAAAAGAGGCCTCGCTCCGAATACAAACTATATGTGACTCGATAAGCGCATTAGGAGTTTTCAAAGACATGGAATCTTGTCGTGAAGCTGTGATGAGTATGGAGGCTGCCGCTGCTCGCGAATATTGGTTTGTATTGAGCATTATCTTCGGGAAAGAAACTTTTCCAGAGAGGGAACAACGAGGCACGAAAAATCCAGTAAATGCGGCATTGAATTATGCGTATGGCGTTTTAGCAGCGGAGATTTGGCGAGCAACGATTCTTGCAGGATTAGAACCTTACGCAGGATTTCTTCATGCAGACCGTCCAGGAAGGTTGAGCTTTGTGCTCGATTTAATGGAAGAGTTTAGACCGATATTCGATAGAATAGTTTTCTCGTTGATTTCAAAAAAATGGAAAATCGAACTCGATGATCATCATTGGCTTACTATAGATTGCAAGCGTAGACTTTTGGATACCATAGCTGAAAAAATGGACAAAAAAGAACTTTACAAAGATAAACAACACTCTCTAAGGAATATCATGCAACTCCAGGCGCGCTCCGCTGCTATGCATTTCCTCGGTAAGGAAACTTATAAACCTTTTGTTCAAGGATGGTAG
- the cas2 gene encoding CRISPR-associated endonuclease Cas2 — translation MKWIVVYDIEDDQIRSKISDYCLDKGLERIQYSCFLGDMTRALAKELASKCKKKLGDNPGKIRLVPICEKDLSGQISIEV, via the coding sequence ATGAAATGGATAGTAGTGTATGATATCGAAGACGACCAAATCCGAAGTAAAATTAGTGATTATTGTCTCGATAAAGGATTAGAGCGAATTCAATACAGTTGCTTTCTCGGAGATATGACGCGAGCATTAGCGAAAGAACTCGCAAGCAAATGTAAGAAAAAACTCGGTGATAATCCAGGAAAAATACGGTTAGTACCTATTTGTGAGAAAGACCTCTCCGGACAAATTTCCATAGAGGTTTAA
- the cas4 gene encoding CRISPR-associated protein Cas4 has translation MQFDDWVNISELRQWLYCPRVVWHQRVLGCQRPTTASMEDGKSLEEERRSREKRRSEIVGIPGRKFYNVYLFSKTLKLVGVCDMVLELWQDNTNRIIPIEWKATSEKLDSRHRVQLAGYGMLLREAEGQCDFGLLVSLPSMRVESVIFDAKICRKVLRLRDQIIKALREATMPEPTPNRAKCMSCEFKRFCNDIW, from the coding sequence ATGCAGTTCGACGACTGGGTGAACATTTCTGAATTACGACAATGGCTCTATTGCCCTCGCGTTGTATGGCATCAAAGAGTTTTAGGATGCCAAAGACCAACGACAGCCTCGATGGAGGATGGAAAATCTCTTGAGGAAGAACGCAGGTCAAGGGAGAAAAGGCGCAGCGAAATCGTTGGAATACCCGGGCGGAAATTCTACAATGTCTATCTTTTTTCTAAAACATTGAAACTCGTTGGTGTATGCGATATGGTGCTTGAATTATGGCAGGATAACACCAATCGTATAATTCCTATCGAATGGAAAGCGACCTCTGAGAAATTAGATTCGCGACATAGAGTGCAACTCGCAGGTTATGGCATGCTTTTGCGAGAGGCAGAAGGACAATGCGATTTTGGTTTGTTGGTTTCTCTTCCTTCCATGCGAGTAGAAAGCGTCATATTCGATGCAAAGATATGTAGGAAGGTGCTTAGACTACGTGATCAAATCATTAAGGCTTTAAGAGAGGCAACCATGCCAGAACCGACCCCCAATAGGGCAAAATGCATGTCTTGCGAATTCAAACGCTTTTGCAACGATATCTGGTAG
- a CDS encoding Ig-like domain-containing protein — protein sequence MKTPKLLCSLFAAFLAATAFADIKINSSVKNGDKLTGVVEIRVTVVSDSPINQVEFYVNDELRSTDTSTPYTFTIDTVLEKEGPLTLEIAAFAANGESKRLKLNLLVDNEVGKGAKYHTDNAIKFLQASKFDEAIRACRIALKADENYVPAKITMARAFLGKGILDEAEKWAEDAYLSEESVDTAELLSGIHVERAFRTISISGEKGDALKTIATSLKNAVIYKRKANELRLKALGKLTDENRLAIVDLYIANNEYSAARRLLREKWNDIKPDNAIGNRLVFVEMRSGRMKEAWDVLKAIETRGTPDEVTYALLAAGYAYYRNYDKASEAIRNAILAGTESPIVTTAAAYLAVRKGDLNAISSQINDMLRKNITDPEVYFYLSVLQYYNGNYAESRENFKKTVMQNPLLFDAYIQRGYEALASALAKGVDPKDKEILLEQARVYMEVALEAKPDAAEALNGLAIMNMFLNKNEEALRYAEAATRAGGQYPWTWFTYSAALDLNKRSVEAQKAVDKAGELDFVVLKGRAIPSKEEAWIYTFRNGRIPTLIAPK from the coding sequence ATGAAAACCCCTAAACTTCTTTGCTCTCTTTTTGCGGCTTTTCTCGCCGCAACTGCTTTTGCAGACATCAAGATTAACTCCTCTGTAAAGAATGGCGACAAACTCACGGGAGTCGTCGAAATTCGCGTTACCGTTGTTTCGGATTCCCCAATCAACCAAGTCGAGTTTTATGTCAATGACGAACTTCGTAGCACCGATACGAGCACTCCGTATACCTTTACGATTGACACGGTGTTGGAAAAAGAAGGTCCACTTACTCTCGAAATCGCCGCATTTGCAGCGAACGGTGAGAGTAAACGACTCAAACTCAACTTATTGGTGGACAATGAAGTCGGAAAAGGCGCGAAATATCATACGGACAACGCAATAAAGTTCTTACAAGCATCCAAATTCGACGAGGCGATTCGTGCTTGTCGCATCGCACTGAAAGCAGACGAGAATTACGTTCCTGCAAAAATTACGATGGCACGTGCATTTCTGGGCAAAGGCATTTTGGATGAAGCAGAAAAATGGGCGGAAGACGCATACCTTTCCGAAGAGAGTGTAGACACAGCGGAACTTCTAAGCGGAATTCATGTCGAAAGAGCCTTTCGTACGATTTCGATAAGCGGCGAAAAAGGCGATGCGCTCAAAACGATTGCGACGAGTTTGAAAAACGCAGTGATTTATAAACGCAAAGCGAATGAACTGCGATTGAAGGCGCTCGGAAAACTCACGGATGAAAACCGCCTCGCGATAGTGGATTTATACATCGCGAACAACGAATACAGTGCCGCGCGAAGACTTTTGAGGGAAAAGTGGAACGACATCAAACCAGATAACGCGATTGGCAATCGTTTGGTCTTCGTAGAGATGCGTTCGGGTCGCATGAAAGAGGCTTGGGATGTTCTCAAAGCGATAGAAACTCGCGGCACTCCGGACGAAGTAACTTATGCTTTGCTCGCTGCGGGTTATGCATATTATCGTAATTACGACAAAGCCTCGGAAGCGATTCGAAATGCGATCTTAGCGGGAACAGAATCGCCTATCGTCACGACTGCGGCAGCATATTTGGCGGTGAGAAAAGGAGATTTGAACGCCATCAGCAGTCAGATTAATGACATGCTGCGAAAGAACATTACCGACCCAGAAGTATATTTCTATCTATCCGTGTTGCAATATTACAACGGGAATTATGCAGAGTCACGGGAGAACTTCAAGAAAACAGTCATGCAAAATCCCTTGCTTTTCGATGCGTATATTCAGCGCGGTTATGAAGCGCTCGCCAGTGCTTTGGCAAAAGGTGTAGACCCGAAAGATAAAGAAATATTGCTCGAACAAGCGCGAGTTTATATGGAAGTCGCTCTGGAAGCGAAACCCGACGCAGCGGAAGCACTCAATGGCCTCGCCATCATGAATATGTTTTTAAATAAGAACGAAGAGGCATTGCGTTACGCGGAAGCCGCCACGCGAGCGGGGGGGCAATACCCCTGGACATGGTTCACATACAGCGCCGCTCTCGATTTGAACAAAAGATCCGTCGAGGCGCAAAAAGCCGTAGATAAAGCAGGCGAACTGGATTTCGTGGTACTGAAAGGTCGCGCGATACCCTCGAAAGAAGAAGCCTGGATTTATACCTTCCGCAACGGTAGGATTCCTACATTGATCGCACCGAAATAA
- a CDS encoding P-II family nitrogen regulator, with amino-acid sequence MFRIIAYIRPHKLEEVKTALAEKGVTGLTVTDARGCGSSPEPTEWFLGESYVVSLPARIKLEAVVPDSMRETAVETILRTAHTGRSGDGKIVVLRELDAVRVRTGERGEQAL; translated from the coding sequence GTGTTTCGAATCATCGCCTATATCCGCCCGCATAAATTAGAAGAAGTGAAAACCGCCCTCGCTGAAAAAGGGGTGACTGGTTTGACCGTTACGGATGCTCGAGGTTGCGGAAGTTCGCCTGAGCCCACAGAATGGTTCCTGGGCGAATCCTATGTAGTTTCGCTTCCGGCGAGAATAAAACTCGAAGCGGTCGTGCCGGATTCTATGCGGGAAACCGCGGTCGAGACGATTCTGCGTACCGCGCATACAGGACGCTCTGGGGACGGGAAAATCGTCGTTCTCCGAGAACTGGACGCAGTCCGGGTCAGAACGGGGGAGCGCGGCGAGCAGGCTCTCTAA
- a CDS encoding enoyl-ACP reductase, whose translation MKLLEGKKGLVFGVANQFSIAWAIAQAAREHGAEVAIGVQNERMKESAQRLFENQEPYPTVIADLNDDAQIESMREELRERLGGLDFTVHSVAYALREELAGRFLDTSREGFRIALETSAYSFLAMTKGLEELLHDNASLLTMTYLGSQRVIPFYNVMGVAKAALEAITRHLAYEMGGRGIRVNAISPGPISTVSARGIKGFAQMQPVLVEKAPLKRPAEQKEVASTAVYLMSDLSRGVTGQVIYVDSGYHFMGL comes from the coding sequence ATGAAGTTGCTCGAAGGGAAAAAAGGGCTCGTATTCGGAGTTGCGAATCAATTCAGCATCGCCTGGGCGATTGCGCAGGCTGCGAGAGAACACGGTGCCGAAGTGGCAATCGGAGTGCAAAACGAAAGAATGAAAGAAAGTGCCCAGCGACTTTTCGAAAATCAAGAACCGTATCCCACCGTCATAGCGGATTTGAACGACGATGCGCAAATCGAATCGATGCGAGAAGAGTTGAGAGAAAGATTGGGGGGGCTCGATTTTACCGTGCATTCCGTCGCTTACGCTTTACGCGAAGAACTCGCAGGCCGTTTTTTGGACACGAGCCGAGAGGGATTTCGCATCGCTCTCGAAACCTCCGCCTATTCTTTTCTTGCCATGACGAAGGGATTGGAGGAACTTTTGCACGACAATGCCAGCCTCCTTACGATGACCTATTTAGGCAGTCAACGCGTTATCCCGTTTTACAACGTCATGGGGGTGGCAAAGGCTGCTTTGGAGGCAATCACACGCCATTTGGCTTACGAAATGGGGGGGCGAGGAATACGCGTAAATGCGATTTCTCCCGGTCCGATAAGCACGGTTTCGGCAAGAGGCATCAAAGGTTTCGCACAAATGCAACCTGTTTTGGTGGAAAAAGCGCCTCTGAAACGACCGGCAGAACAAAAAGAAGTGGCTTCGACTGCCGTCTATCTCATGAGCGATTTGAGCAGAGGGGTAACGGGTCAAGTGATTTACGTAGATAGCGGCTATCACTTCATGGGACTTTAG
- the purM gene encoding phosphoribosylformylglycinamidine cyclo-ligase gives MSDKSSTDKPLTYESAGVDIREAERAIRGFQDAVRSTYTPQVLSDVGSFGGMFSGIFTGFETPVLASSIDGIGTKTKIAAMVGYFRGLGRDIVSHCVNDILCVGAKPLFFLDYYASSKLSAEQVVEIVQGMAEACREVECALLGGELAEMPSVYCEGEFDIVGAIVGVVDKNKIYPRENIFNGDLIIGIASDGLHTNGYSLARCALFEKKGRAVTDVIPELGRTLGEELLRPHRCYFSSVYPILQEEGLIKAVAHITGGGFQGNIPRVLPKDARAVIERRSWTVPPIFEMIQSDGEITIEEMFKTFNMGIGMVLICASETASAVVQRLNDAGESAYVIGEITKGLRGVNIV, from the coding sequence ATGTCGGATAAATCTTCTACCGATAAACCCTTGACCTACGAAAGCGCGGGTGTAGACATAAGGGAGGCGGAGCGCGCGATACGAGGATTCCAAGATGCCGTCCGAAGCACATATACACCGCAGGTGTTGAGCGATGTAGGGTCATTCGGAGGGATGTTTTCTGGCATTTTTACAGGGTTCGAAACTCCTGTTCTCGCAAGCAGTATAGATGGCATCGGGACGAAAACGAAAATAGCCGCTATGGTGGGCTATTTCCGGGGTTTGGGTCGAGATATCGTCAGCCATTGCGTGAACGATATTCTTTGCGTGGGTGCAAAACCCTTGTTTTTCTTGGATTACTATGCGAGTTCGAAATTATCAGCGGAGCAAGTGGTGGAAATCGTGCAGGGGATGGCAGAGGCGTGTCGTGAAGTGGAGTGCGCACTTTTGGGGGGGGAACTCGCGGAAATGCCGAGTGTGTACTGCGAAGGCGAATTCGACATCGTAGGAGCAATTGTTGGAGTGGTAGACAAAAACAAAATCTATCCGAGGGAAAATATTTTCAACGGCGATTTAATCATCGGAATTGCGAGCGATGGTCTTCACACGAACGGCTATTCTTTAGCACGCTGCGCACTTTTCGAGAAAAAAGGAAGAGCGGTAACAGATGTGATTCCAGAATTAGGACGGACTTTAGGAGAAGAACTTCTTCGCCCGCATAGGTGCTATTTCAGTTCGGTTTATCCCATTTTGCAAGAAGAAGGTTTAATCAAGGCGGTCGCCCATATCACAGGGGGGGGATTCCAAGGGAATATCCCACGCGTGCTTCCCAAAGACGCAAGAGCGGTCATCGAGCGACGCTCGTGGACTGTCCCTCCGATTTTCGAGATGATTCAATCGGACGGAGAAATAACCATAGAAGAGATGTTCAAAACATTCAATATGGGCATCGGAATGGTATTAATCTGCGCGAGTGAAACGGCGAGTGCCGTCGTACAGCGCTTGAACGATGCGGGCGAAAGCGCTTACGTAATCGGAGAAATTACGAAAGGACTGCGCGGGGTAAATATCGTTTAA
- the purF gene encoding amidophosphoribosyltransferase, translating into MVPLSVLYPEDDRPKEECGIFGVYAPNLEAARLTFFGLFSLQHRGQESCGIAVSDGRRVRMHKDMGLVSQVFNEEILKTLPGHMAIGHTRYSTTGSSVVRNAQPILSRTVYTGDLAVAHNGNLINAKELREELEAKGEKFNTTNDSEVIAKLLARETETDFAKAIANVMARLQGAYSVAVLTIDRIAAFRDPYGVRPLVLGELEGGGYCVASETCAFNPVKAKLLREIRPGEIAVVDANGPRIVQGLPIVRPALCMFEFIYFARPDSVMYDTRLYVARERMGEQLAREHPVEADLVIPVPDTGYPGAIGYSRVSGIPFGEGLIKSRYIHRTFIQPDQRMREMGVRMKLHPLDEAIRGKRLVLVDDSIVRATTTKQIVRMLFESGAKEVHVRITAPPIKFPCYYGIDMASRGELAAAKWTEEEIRERIGATSLGYLSIDGVVKAVGRKKNRFCLACFNGDYPIPVPEEVRKDVFERPKVGAFATVTTKQTSLPFDEIEAEDGEVSVVKQTS; encoded by the coding sequence GTGGTTCCTCTTTCCGTCCTTTACCCTGAGGATGATAGACCTAAGGAAGAGTGCGGGATTTTCGGTGTTTATGCACCTAACCTCGAAGCAGCGCGTTTAACCTTCTTCGGTCTTTTTTCTTTGCAGCATCGTGGACAGGAATCTTGCGGGATTGCCGTCTCCGATGGCAGACGAGTTCGCATGCATAAAGACATGGGGCTCGTGAGCCAAGTTTTCAACGAAGAAATTCTCAAAACTCTTCCCGGGCACATGGCTATAGGTCACACGCGCTATTCGACGACGGGTTCGAGTGTCGTAAGGAATGCTCAACCGATTCTCAGTCGCACGGTTTATACCGGTGATTTGGCAGTTGCTCACAACGGAAATTTGATTAATGCCAAAGAACTGCGTGAAGAACTGGAAGCGAAAGGCGAAAAATTCAACACCACGAACGATAGCGAAGTTATCGCGAAACTTTTAGCGCGAGAAACCGAAACGGATTTCGCTAAAGCCATAGCTAATGTGATGGCTCGCTTGCAAGGTGCATATAGCGTTGCCGTTCTCACGATAGACAGAATCGCGGCATTCCGAGATCCATACGGAGTACGCCCTTTGGTTTTAGGCGAGTTGGAAGGGGGGGGATATTGTGTGGCGAGCGAGACCTGCGCGTTTAATCCCGTAAAGGCAAAACTTTTACGTGAAATTCGTCCTGGAGAAATCGCTGTTGTGGATGCGAATGGTCCTCGAATCGTTCAAGGTCTTCCGATCGTTCGTCCTGCGCTTTGTATGTTCGAGTTCATCTACTTTGCTCGACCCGACAGCGTCATGTACGATACACGCCTTTATGTTGCACGGGAACGAATGGGAGAACAACTTGCGCGAGAGCATCCTGTGGAAGCAGACCTCGTCATACCCGTCCCCGATACGGGTTACCCTGGTGCTATCGGTTACAGTCGTGTGAGCGGGATTCCATTCGGAGAGGGACTGATCAAGAGCCGCTATATCCACAGGACGTTTATTCAGCCGGACCAGCGGATGCGCGAGATGGGGGTTCGCATGAAACTCCATCCTTTAGATGAAGCAATTCGTGGAAAAAGACTGGTTTTGGTAGACGATTCCATCGTTCGCGCGACGACGACGAAGCAAATCGTGCGGATGCTCTTCGAAAGCGGTGCGAAGGAAGTGCATGTGAGGATAACAGCCCCCCCTATCAAGTTTCCTTGCTACTACGGAATCGACATGGCATCGCGCGGAGAACTCGCCGCCGCGAAGTGGACCGAAGAAGAAATCAGAGAACGAATTGGTGCCACCTCTTTGGGATATCTGAGCATTGACGGGGTCGTAAAGGCTGTGGGGCGGAAAAAGAATCGTTTTTGTCTCGCTTGCTTCAATGGAGATTATCCGATTCCTGTTCCGGAAGAAGTGCGAAAAGACGTTTTCGAACGACCGAAAGTCGGGGCATTCGCAACGGTTACCACGAAGCAGACGTCGCTCCCCTTCGATGAAATAGAAGCGGAAGACGGGGAAGTTTCGGTTGTCAAACAAACGTCCTGA
- a CDS encoding ferredoxin, with product MNEDIQIRKIGNLTIRINRSVCIGSANCVKVAPEVFELDEKNLCTFVNEPEAIDEERLLEACDVCPVDALEAKDESGTLLVPKKATLS from the coding sequence ATGAACGAGGATATTCAAATTCGTAAAATCGGAAACCTTACGATACGCATCAATAGGAGCGTATGCATCGGTAGTGCGAATTGCGTGAAGGTCGCTCCGGAGGTTTTCGAATTGGACGAAAAAAATCTCTGTACTTTCGTGAACGAACCGGAAGCGATAGACGAAGAAAGACTGCTCGAGGCATGTGACGTTTGCCCCGTAGATGCCCTCGAGGCGAAAGACGAATCTGGCACGCTGCTCGTTCCGAAAAAAGCGACTCTATCTTAA
- a CDS encoding YebC/PmpR family DNA-binding transcriptional regulator yields the protein MAGHSKWANIRIRKSKQDALRGILFTKLAREITVAAKLGGPDPEANPRLRVAIAKARQNRMPKESIERAIEKATKGGEGANLEEAWYEGKGPGGVAILVKVLTDNKNRTLPELRHAFTKGGGSLVPNGSVSWQFKQQGEIMVPVQSADEEALTLAALEAGAEDVIKDNGYYTIITPVEAFHKVRDALEKQNYEIESADLAMNPIQKVELSREDAQKVLRLLESLEELEDVQDTYTNAELPDDLE from the coding sequence ATGGCTGGTCATTCTAAATGGGCGAACATTAGGATTCGCAAATCGAAACAGGATGCGCTTCGAGGCATTCTGTTTACTAAATTGGCGCGTGAAATCACCGTTGCAGCGAAATTGGGTGGTCCCGACCCCGAAGCGAATCCACGCCTTCGCGTCGCTATTGCTAAAGCGCGCCAAAACAGAATGCCGAAGGAATCCATCGAGCGCGCCATCGAAAAAGCCACGAAAGGCGGGGAAGGAGCGAACTTAGAAGAAGCATGGTACGAAGGGAAAGGTCCGGGCGGAGTAGCAATCCTCGTCAAAGTCCTCACGGATAATAAAAATCGCACCCTTCCCGAATTGCGCCATGCGTTTACAAAGGGGGGGGGAAGTTTGGTGCCGAACGGCTCGGTGAGTTGGCAATTCAAACAGCAAGGGGAAATCATGGTGCCTGTTCAAAGCGCTGACGAAGAAGCGCTTACGCTCGCGGCTTTGGAGGCTGGCGCGGAAGACGTCATTAAGGATAATGGCTACTACACGATTATCACACCGGTAGAGGCATTTCATAAAGTTCGAGACGCTTTGGAAAAGCAAAACTACGAAATCGAATCCGCCGATTTGGCAATGAATCCGATTCAAAAAGTCGAGTTAAGTCGTGAGGATGCGCAAAAAGTGCTACGTCTTTTAGAGAGTTTAGAGGAACTGGAAGACGTACAAGATACCTATACCAATGCCGAATTGCCGGACGATTTAGAATAA
- a CDS encoding rhomboid family intramembrane serine protease yields MRPLPWVTFTLILAQLAVAAFTLGDSDAAYSWGFIPKEGFLERTVTIFTSLFVHVDPIHLLGNLLFLAAVGPVVESAAGAIRFGVVYLLSGIFGVFVHSMMVLAAQPNIASEPLIGSSAATVGLIGYSWLRFYRFRVPVAPGWKVPVFVIAIVWVILQVAGGFWSNIQLGSENSYWSHLGGFLIGFSLAILFGARKAALEESYAPVLEEARTRSPQALINAAKEILTQNPDSLFALKALAEGFLAQNDHEEALKALEKMLDKDPLYENAFAVKKISELRGWERIPSVRRLRIAEQLLPSQPEVAEHILQSILRESRDATTVHALAMMLDIVAKSDPTSARHYASELEKHFPFSPVTEIARSKYPELFLRKA; encoded by the coding sequence ATGAGACCCCTTCCTTGGGTTACCTTTACTTTGATTCTTGCGCAGCTCGCTGTCGCTGCATTTACTTTAGGAGACTCCGATGCCGCATATTCATGGGGTTTTATTCCGAAAGAGGGATTTCTCGAACGAACGGTTACGATATTCACTTCTTTATTCGTCCATGTTGACCCTATTCATTTATTGGGCAATTTATTGTTTTTAGCGGCAGTCGGACCCGTTGTCGAATCCGCGGCTGGCGCAATTCGATTCGGTGTCGTTTATCTTCTTTCCGGTATCTTCGGTGTTTTCGTTCATTCGATGATGGTTTTAGCCGCGCAACCCAATATCGCATCCGAACCGTTGATAGGAAGTAGTGCGGCGACAGTGGGTCTCATCGGCTATTCGTGGTTACGTTTTTACCGTTTTCGCGTTCCCGTCGCTCCGGGATGGAAAGTGCCAGTTTTCGTAATTGCAATCGTATGGGTTATTTTACAAGTCGCTGGTGGATTTTGGTCGAATATCCAACTCGGTTCAGAAAATTCCTATTGGTCGCATTTGGGGGGGTTCTTGATTGGGTTTTCTCTGGCGATACTCTTCGGCGCAAGAAAAGCAGCGTTAGAAGAAAGTTATGCGCCAGTGCTGGAAGAAGCACGCACCCGCTCACCGCAGGCATTAATCAACGCAGCAAAGGAAATTTTAACTCAAAACCCCGACTCCCTCTTTGCTCTTAAAGCACTCGCTGAAGGGTTCCTTGCGCAAAACGACCATGAGGAAGCGCTGAAAGCGCTCGAAAAAATGTTGGATAAAGATCCGCTTTACGAAAATGCTTTCGCTGTGAAAAAAATCAGCGAACTTCGGGGATGGGAAAGAATTCCCTCAGTTCGCAGGCTTCGAATTGCGGAGCAATTGTTACCTTCTCAGCCCGAAGTGGCAGAACATATTCTGCAGAGCATACTGCGAGAAAGTCGAGATGCGACAACCGTCCATGCTCTTGCGATGATGTTGGACATCGTTGCAAAATCCGACCCGACATCCGCCCGCCATTATGCATCCGAACTGGAGAAACATTTTCCTTTCAGTCCCGTCACAGAAATTGCGCGTTCGAAGTATCCCGAATTATTCCTTCGCAAGGCGTAA
- a CDS encoding low affinity iron permease family protein, which yields MKSKSSQSSIQNLVVSTTWFSRFAKWASRWTGHPFAFLIALAIILIWLITGPMFRFSDTWQLVINTATTIITFLMVFIIQNTQMRDTAAMQIKLDELLRATKGAHNSLLDLEELDMNILEKFQQLYEELARKAREEIKSGKADIGTPEI from the coding sequence ATGAAAAGCAAATCCAGTCAAAGTAGTATCCAAAATCTTGTGGTCTCGACTACATGGTTTTCTCGTTTCGCGAAATGGGCTTCGCGCTGGACGGGGCATCCGTTCGCTTTTTTAATAGCCTTAGCAATTATTTTAATTTGGTTAATTACAGGACCTATGTTCAGATTTAGTGACACTTGGCAGTTGGTCATTAATACCGCGACCACAATCATCACGTTTCTCATGGTGTTTATCATTCAGAACACCCAAATGCGGGACACCGCAGCGATGCAAATTAAACTGGATGAGCTCCTTCGTGCTACGAAAGGAGCGCACAACTCTCTCCTCGATTTAGAAGAATTGGACATGAACATTTTAGAAAAATTCCAACAACTGTACGAAGAATTAGCTCGCAAAGCGAGAGAGGAGATTAAATCGGGGAAAGCGGATATAGGTACACCAGAAATTTAA